Proteins from one Leptonema illini DSM 21528 genomic window:
- a CDS encoding 2-oxoacid:ferredoxin oxidoreductase subunit beta gives MSQVLTKKDFSSDQEVRWCPGCGDYAILSAVQKVMPELGIPKEKIVFVSGIGCSSRFPYYMNTYGFHTIHGRAPSIASGLRIMREDLSVWLITGDGDSLSIGGNHLIHVLRRNVDMNILLFNNEIYGLTKGQYSPTSARGTVAKSTPEGSLDTPFSPVRVAHGAGGSFIARANDKDMKLMENVFRRAQQHRGTSFIEIFQNCVIFNNGVFDDVTDREHRIEKTITLEHGQKMLFGRDNEKGLSLKAGHFEVVNAATNGDEVSVFNENDPAFLHAFIHAEHNPEIPVAMGVLYAESRPVYEADIERQVAAVTEKKGPGDLKKLLYSGEIWDIK, from the coding sequence ATGAGCCAGGTTCTAACGAAAAAGGATTTTTCCTCGGATCAGGAAGTACGATGGTGCCCGGGTTGCGGCGACTATGCCATCCTCTCGGCCGTGCAGAAGGTCATGCCCGAGCTGGGCATCCCGAAAGAAAAGATCGTCTTTGTGTCGGGCATCGGATGCTCTTCGCGATTCCCCTACTACATGAACACCTACGGATTCCATACGATTCACGGTCGAGCGCCGTCCATCGCATCGGGCCTGCGCATCATGCGTGAGGACCTCTCCGTATGGTTGATCACCGGCGACGGAGACTCGCTCTCCATCGGTGGAAATCACCTCATTCATGTGTTGCGTCGCAACGTAGACATGAACATTCTACTGTTCAATAACGAGATCTACGGTCTCACAAAAGGGCAGTATTCGCCCACATCGGCAAGAGGAACCGTCGCCAAGTCCACTCCGGAAGGATCGCTTGACACTCCCTTCTCGCCTGTTCGGGTCGCTCACGGCGCCGGCGGTTCTTTTATCGCTCGCGCAAACGACAAAGACATGAAGCTGATGGAAAACGTCTTTCGGCGTGCCCAGCAGCATCGCGGAACGTCGTTTATCGAGATCTTCCAGAACTGTGTGATCTTCAACAACGGCGTTTTCGATGACGTCACCGATCGCGAGCATCGAATCGAAAAGACCATCACGCTCGAGCACGGTCAGAAGATGCTTTTTGGCCGCGACAACGAAAAGGGATTGAGCCTCAAGGCCGGCCATTTCGAGGTTGTGAACGCCGCGACGAATGGCGATGAGGTTTCCGTCTTTAACGAGAACGATCCGGCGTTTTTGCATGCCTTCATACATGCCGAGCACAATCCAGAGATTCCGGTCGCGATGGGCGTTCTCTACGCCGAAAGCCGGCCCGTTTATGAGGCCGATATAGAGCGCCAGGTAGCCGCTGTGACCGAGAAGAAAGGCCCCGGCGATCTTAAGAAGCTGCTTTACTCAGGAGAAATCTGGGATATCAAGTAA
- the speD gene encoding adenosylmethionine decarboxylase → MEDPLGEHYIIELYDCNKSVLNDLDVIQGTLLSAAERAGATIIDSRFHRFAPQGVSGVIVIAESHLSIHTWPELGYAALDFYTCNHDMDIESSMRMLTEAFQASDFVVEYMPRGILNPARRRELRLQEVNFDHLKPVTGGAAC, encoded by the coding sequence ATGGAAGACCCTCTTGGCGAACACTATATCATCGAGCTCTATGATTGCAATAAGAGCGTTCTGAACGACCTCGATGTTATACAGGGCACACTGCTGAGCGCGGCTGAAAGAGCCGGAGCAACGATTATCGACAGCCGGTTTCACCGGTTCGCACCCCAGGGCGTATCAGGGGTCATAGTCATCGCCGAATCCCATCTCAGTATCCACACATGGCCGGAACTCGGTTATGCGGCACTGGATTTTTACACGTGCAACCATGATATGGATATAGAGAGTTCGATGAGAATGCTCACCGAAGCGTTTCAAGCTTCGGACTTCGTTGTGGAGTATATGCCAAGAGGCATCCTGAATCCTGCCCGTCGCAGAGAGCTCAGGCTGCAGGAAGTCAATTTTGACCATCTCAAACCTGTAACCGGAGGTGCAGCATGCTGA
- a CDS encoding S-adenosylmethionine decarboxylase, with amino-acid sequence MLRTATSSSYISPLAEVRATGNIGRGMFAKEHISKDTVVVVRGGKIYSGAEREEASDDLRSYMIQVDEDLFMGPESLDAVEEAEFVNHSCDPNLGFRGQVTLVAMRDIMPGEELTVDYAMSEARQQNFACECGSRQCRSIVRETDYLLPELQKRYDGYFSPYLAKKMDLKPQDLAKSLAFEETGAWGLVTALDLSDCDHDIMRDRDAIYAYTVELCKRIGVNRFGEPIIVHFGADERVAGYSLVQLIETSLVSGHFANLTNRIYLDIFSCAHYDPTEVIEFSKNFFKAGGHNAKVYLRH; translated from the coding sequence ATGCTGAGAACCGCTACGAGCTCTTCCTACATCTCTCCGCTTGCGGAGGTGCGTGCCACAGGCAATATCGGCCGCGGCATGTTTGCTAAAGAGCATATTTCCAAAGACACCGTTGTCGTCGTTCGCGGCGGCAAGATCTACTCCGGCGCTGAACGCGAAGAGGCGTCTGACGATCTGCGCAGCTACATGATTCAGGTCGACGAAGATCTTTTCATGGGCCCGGAATCTCTCGACGCCGTCGAAGAGGCCGAATTCGTAAACCATTCGTGCGACCCGAATCTCGGCTTCCGCGGACAGGTTACGCTTGTGGCCATGCGCGACATCATGCCGGGCGAAGAGCTTACGGTAGACTACGCCATGTCCGAAGCGCGTCAGCAGAACTTTGCATGCGAATGTGGTTCTCGCCAGTGCCGCAGCATCGTTCGTGAAACGGACTATCTGCTTCCCGAGCTTCAGAAGCGCTATGACGGCTACTTCAGCCCGTACCTTGCGAAGAAAATGGATCTCAAGCCGCAGGATCTGGCGAAAAGCCTGGCCTTCGAAGAAACCGGCGCCTGGGGTCTTGTCACCGCTCTTGATCTGTCGGACTGCGATCACGACATCATGCGCGACCGTGACGCCATCTACGCCTATACGGTAGAGCTGTGCAAGCGCATCGGAGTGAATCGTTTCGGCGAGCCTATCATCGTGCACTTCGGCGCCGATGAGCGCGTTGCCGGCTATTCGCTCGTACAGCTGATTGAAACGTCGCTTGTTTCGGGACACTTCGCAAACCTGACGAATCGAATCTATCTCGATATCTTCAGCTGCGCCCATTATGATCCGACCGAAGTGATCGAGTTCTCGAAGAACTTCTTCAAGGCGGGCGGGCATAACGCGAAGGTTTACCTGAGACACTGA
- a CDS encoding 3-deoxy-D-arabino-heptulosonate 7-phosphate synthase, which produces MIIPRDPHFTADQLAEVQAIVHEFGCTITPIPGQTRSVYAIKGDERHELMINRLEGLSYVSKVETIQSPYKLMDMKSGLAGHRIQIGGKTLAQELFVCAGQCTIDPKNPAFFIETAHAVKEAGADVIRGGVWKPRTSPHAYQGSSEAIHILMRAREETGLPVNTEVMDEDQLRIALDAGVDMIQVGARNALNYSLLKKIGELTRESGTPVLLKRGMHMGPIDEFICAAEYIVANGNPNVMFCPRGTLPNLDGYRNHPDESITPLLKQKSWAPVVVDPSHSVGRAIYVPHAALSAVSYGADGLVIESHVDAKKGIGDDPKQAIHPDVLANLIADAREIYSRARRYSQAYLAQPATV; this is translated from the coding sequence ATGATCATCCCAAGAGACCCCCATTTTACCGCCGACCAGCTCGCCGAAGTTCAGGCGATCGTACACGAATTCGGCTGCACCATCACGCCCATTCCCGGACAAACGCGAAGCGTGTACGCTATCAAAGGCGATGAGCGTCATGAACTGATGATCAACCGTCTGGAGGGCCTCTCTTACGTTTCAAAGGTCGAGACCATACAGTCTCCCTACAAGCTGATGGATATGAAGTCGGGCCTTGCCGGTCACCGTATTCAGATCGGCGGCAAGACGCTTGCACAGGAATTGTTCGTCTGTGCCGGGCAATGCACCATAGATCCGAAGAACCCCGCATTCTTCATCGAAACGGCGCATGCGGTAAAAGAAGCCGGTGCCGACGTTATCCGCGGCGGCGTCTGGAAGCCGCGCACAAGTCCCCACGCCTATCAGGGTAGCTCCGAGGCCATCCATATTCTCATGCGCGCAAGAGAAGAAACCGGGCTTCCCGTGAACACCGAGGTCATGGACGAAGATCAGCTGCGTATCGCTCTTGATGCCGGCGTCGATATGATACAGGTCGGCGCTCGCAATGCGCTTAACTATTCTCTTCTAAAGAAGATCGGCGAATTGACTCGCGAATCCGGCACTCCCGTTTTACTGAAACGCGGCATGCATATGGGCCCGATCGATGAGTTCATCTGTGCCGCCGAGTACATCGTCGCAAACGGGAACCCGAACGTTATGTTCTGCCCGCGCGGCACCCTGCCGAACCTTGACGGATATCGCAACCATCCCGACGAAAGCATTACGCCGCTGCTCAAACAGAAATCGTGGGCGCCCGTCGTCGTCGATCCTTCTCATTCGGTCGGCCGGGCCATCTACGTGCCTCATGCCGCCCTTTCCGCCGTATCGTATGGAGCCGACGGACTGGTCATCGAATCGCATGTCGATGCAAAGAAAGGGATCGGTGACGATCCGAAACAGGCTATTCACCCCGATGTACTGGCAAATCTTATAGCCGATGCTCGTGAGATCTACAGCCGGGCTCGACGCTACAGTCAGGCATATCTGGCGCAGCCAGCAACGGTATAG